The Dioscorea cayenensis subsp. rotundata cultivar TDr96_F1 chromosome 16, TDr96_F1_v2_PseudoChromosome.rev07_lg8_w22 25.fasta, whole genome shotgun sequence sequence ccaagtttTCTTTTACTTGAACACAAGTATTAACATCTTGCCCTTGTTGAGTTACTATTCCTACCAATAATCAATTTATGTAAATGAAGGATAGTAACAACAAATTGAGTTAGGATCATTGATAATGTTACTATTTAAAGGCTTATTCAAATGATAAAATTAGCTGACTATGACCAGAAGCAGTAGAACCCTATATCTGCCCTCAGTTATCATGGGCTTGGTGCTTATTGCCCTTCCTATGGACATACACCTTACTAGGAGGCTTATCAATTACCTTTCCCGTCAGTTTCATGTTGTCCCCAAGGTCAAAGTTTGGAAATTGGCCGCAATGACATCAAAAGGTTACCAAGTACTGTCCCATGTTGGCAAATCCTTCCACTGCACCATTATTTCTGTGGATCCATCCAGCAAGTGACAGTCCAACTATTTTCTTAGGTTGGACTGGCAACTCTGGAccctcttaaaaaaaaatcagggagTTGGTGACAGGACTGATCGAGACTAATGCCTTCTTTGAGTTGGGAAGCATCGGAAATTGGGTGTGCCTGAGCAGTAGCTAGCTGCTTTAAGTGACAGTCCACTTCACCAATCTCTTAGCCACTGTTAGATGGACTGGAAAACCTAGGGCTAAGTTTCTGATTGAACCTTTTAGCTAAAGATTGCAGTCTGTAAGGTTGTGGTCTTTATAGAAACTATTTCTCCTTGGTTGAATCAAACCTCACTTCTCTTTGATCTATGTACTCTTTTATACAGCTCTGTTTATGTCCAAGTTTTCCCTTAGTTCATGTAATATATAGTCTCATCATCAGTTAAGGATTCACATCCTTCACCATAGATCCATTATCTACTAATTTCATTAAGTGCAGTGAATTTCTTCCATATATTGCATTGAAGGGGTCATCCCCTGTTACACTATGGTTGTTGGGTATCAAATCAATAATCAACACATGGTAAGTAGCAAGGTTATTGTTTTGGTCTGTTCCCTACGAAACAATGTTAGTATGTCTCTAGTTTCTGGTTGACCATGTTATGGGTTTCCTTCACCTCATTCACCTCAAAGTGTCTCCCTAGCATGGTACAACCCCTTTGTAAGGATCTCCCCATTGTAACTGGGGGTATTCAAGTCACTAAAAAATTCACTCTGGGTGCCATTTGTCATGTAATAATTCAAAGGCTTATTCAAAGGATTAAATTAGCTGTCCATGACCAACAACTGTAGAAACAGTGATCTATCCTCAAGTATTTTgggcttgggttgcctcccacaTACACACCCCTTTTAAAGGGAGGCTTACCAGCATTGAAATTTTTGGCCTCAACTTTAAGATAGCATTTGCTGCCTATTTCTGACTATTATAtccatatttgaatttttagtttTACTTGTTCTTCACTAAATGAACTATAATATTGCTTCTTTTCTGTAGATTTAGAAGAAGCTGCTCTGCCACTGGAAAAATATGCTTCTTTGCAGGAATTCTTCGTTCGAGCACTTAAAGAAGGTGCAAGGCCTattgatgaggatccaaattgTCTGGTAACTGGTAACTAGCTGCAGTTTCTAGATGATATATTGTTTGTGTTATGAATAAAATTACCATACTTGCTTTTAGGCATAACCTATGGTTTCTTGGAATGATAGGTTAGCCCTGTTGATGGCATGGTTTTGCGAATAGGGGAGCTGGGAGGTCCAGGGGCAATGATTGAGCAAGTGAAAGGTTTTTCATATTCGCCATTTTCTCTTCTTGGTCCACGGACTTCTCTCCATAAAGTGGTTGATGGGAATGCATGCAACGAACCTTCTGAGCTGAGTACTGCTCAAGGGACAACTAAGAAATCATGGTGGCGTCTATCATTTGCTTCACCTAAAGTTCGAAATTCTGTTCCATCATGGTATTGCCATGGTTTTCACCAATTTAAACTTATGCTCCTGTTTAGTTTGGGAATACAGAAAAAATCTGATTGACCAATATATTAAGTCTGTGATATTATTTAAACCTTGTTTTCTActtgatttcaacattctttctGTGtggtataatatattttaatgaaagttATTTATTGGAAGTGACATTCGCGAGTAGTTCAACagtggcaattaaaaaaattgaccaTTATGCAATGCATACTGAAAGATAATTTTCATGCATCTTATactttttatgttttctgtTAACCACTTGCAATCAGTTCACTTATTTCCGCTTCAGTAAGTTATGTATTACCAAGTGTTCATAACTGTTTCAAAGAGCTGACTTTTGTTCTCTTTACTTGCAGCCAAATGGAAGGTGTATTTTACTGTGTTCTATACTTGCATCCTGGTAGTTACCATCGAGTGCACTCCCCTGTAGATTGGAATGTGTTTGTTCGCAGGCATTTCTCTGGTATACTCAGCTTCTTCACCCTGTTATATTGCAAGTTTGATGTTAATTGAATCTTTTCAAGTGAACCAAGAGAGATTGCCATCTTCTTCCACTTTTTAACTCTTGAATGATCAGATTTTTACATGGAAGTGTACCAGATGGTAGGATTTTAGGTGTACTTAGAAATCACGAAATCCTACCTAGGTGGATGGTAGCCTTCTGGAAGCATAAAGAAAATTGGGCATTTGTTAAACTGCAGTTCTGTCTTAGTGAATTGggtttgacattttttttttttgcttttaatcaGTCTGCCTgacttcatttgttttttattggattttctTTTGGTAAGTGATTTATGAAAATagttacatatatacattatcaAGATGTCAGAAGCTTGGACTGATTGATAACTATCTAGACGACTAGACTTTAGCATACTCGTTTGCTTACCTTATTATTGtgctttttattaattattacgcAGCATGGTCTGATGTTCATTTTTCTCATCAGTCATGATCCAATATAAAAAGGATGGATCTTACATtttaatgcatatatattagCTCCCATAATTACATGTTTTCCTGTGGCACTCGTCTTTTGctttgttataatttttcttttgttttggcatAGCTTACtaaacatttttcttctttttgccaATTCATGAAAATTTATCTTATGTTGTTTGAAGTTTGTATAActtttgcttattattattattattattatttttgttgaaatGTGTTTACAGGCAATCTATTTCCCGTGAATGAGCGAGCCACAAGGACAATTAAAAATTTGCACATTGAAAATGAACGggtaattctaaaaatattcaaatgtcaGTAATCTCtgtaaaaaacaataaatttggaAGCTTTTGTTTGTTCCTTCATGGCTGCAACCACCAACTGAAGCGCCAACTGTGTTCACATATACAAACACACACTCATTGGCTGTTTGTTTTGACGTCAACCTATAGTTAGAAGTTCAGTATTATATTTTTCAGCCATGAATGaggtttttgaaaatttgaaatgtgTTAAATAAACCTTTTTCAAACAATAACCGCAAAGCTGCCTTTCATACTCCCTCCGTTTTGTATTAACTGTCACATTTGAGCTTTGCATAAATATTAAGGTTGTCATTAAAGCttataaaacccaaaaaatatatatatatatatatgataagacatttttacctttttttttgggAGTTATTTACTCTCATTAATGTGCACATCTCTCTCTAAACGAGATGGAGGGCaaaattgggaaaaaataatcaatactTATAGAACCCTTAAAGGtgacaaataatttgaaaaaaggaaaattctCAAATGTGACAATTAATATGAAATGGAGGGAGTACTTCTCAATGTATCAATAGTTCATTATTGCACATTGTTACTTTCATGGTTTCCACTTGGTGGATTTGGTTAACCTAAATTGTTGCACTTCACATTATAGTTGATATGATCATTTAAGCCATTAATTGATGGTGACTTTTGGTTCCCCTAAGATTGGATCAGAATATCAGTTAGAAAGTTGTCTCTCTTAAGGATCATCATTTGGGGAGGTTCTTTGAAAAATGTAAATTAGATATTTAGCTAGTTTTGTTGGTAAGCCTTGatagaattttgatttgtgtGATTGATTTGACTTGGTGAAAATACGTCAGAGTCCTAAAGTGATGAAATCACCTGAAAATGATATGATCTATGTATGCAAAGGCTCTGTGGTTTGTGGTCATTTTTGCATGGTATAGCACCTTGATGAGGTCAGTGCTTAGTGATGCCATTATGGATAATGGTCTAGAAGAATGTTGGCTATCTCACTAGTGAACACAAGTGGGCAGTTTTCATTGTCTGATTTTTTTGGTGAAATTGAAATTTAAGCAAGTCTCTTTTGATGTTTTGACCAACATTTTTCATATAAGAATATGTTCTCTTGTGTAAGGTCTTGTTTTCCTTGACGTAGTTGATGTATGTTTGTAAAGCAGATTTCAAATGTAAAGCTCTGTGTTAAACCATGGCTCAGAAGTATTCTCACAACCTGACTTATGCTTGTTATTGAAATACTGAGCTATACATTTTACCGattcatttaattgtttttgaaaGATAAATCATATTGTGTTCCTGTTTCTACTTTTTCTTCCATTCTTTTTATATCTACTTGTGACATTTTAATTCCATTACACTGATgctatttatttaattggatTACATTGAGCATATCATGTCATTCCAATTGATGAATCTTGTGATTAGGTTGTCCTTGAAGGTCAGTGGAGAGAAGGCTTTATGGCACTTGCAGCAATTGGTGCTACCAATATTGGTTCCATTCAAGTTCGTCATTTTTATCCTTTAACTTGCTAATAAATCTGAATCATACACATTCTGACTCTCTATTTATGCATTCTAGATTTGTTGCATTTGGGAGAATCTCTTGTGTCTTGTTCTTGCTATGTCAGCTACATCAcacttattcttattttttagcATTCCTAGTGTTGTGCATTGAAGAGAGAGCAATATGGAGGCTCAGCAATTTCCTTAGGTATCAGGTAACCATAAACCAGAACAGCATGAGCAGCCTACATATTAAAGTTGGAGTTTTATAAAAGGATCAATTCTAGGTTAAagaacatcaattttattatcCAATATCTTCTGCGTAGGTCTCACATTAAACGTCCAACCCTTATATGACCTTTATTACAATTGCTGAACCATCATCCAGACCAATATCAGAAGCATGTGCTTCTTTGATAACATATGACAGCCATTAAAAATTAGTTCTGTTCACACATTTTCTTAACGTTTCTAAGATGATGTCCATGATTGAAACCCAACATTTCCTTTCCCAAGTAACCCTCTATCAGCTCATAGTGTAAACATTTGTTTTCGACAGCTGTATATTGAACCAGAGTTCAGGACAAACAGGCCAAAGCTGAAACTGCTATCCTCGGAGCCCCCGGAGGAGCGAGTATATGATGCTGAGGGCACCGGACTGATGCTCAAGAAGGGCGAAGAGGTTACATCAT is a genomic window containing:
- the LOC120279208 gene encoding phosphatidylserine decarboxylase proenzyme 1, mitochondrial, whose translation is MKFRVSPRWPVLPYYRCCRSSHRLHLHSAILSRGSHAARSSVGGGGGGGGGKSEENFLLVPGATIATILMLGALHARRLYEDKKVEELKEKGIEVEFSPDIKGSIFLRLLPLRTMSRFLGDCLMSLELPVYVRPFVYKAWARAFHSNLEEAALPLEKYASLQEFFVRALKEGARPIDEDPNCLVSPVDGMVLRIGELGGPGAMIEQVKGFSYSPFSLLGPRTSLHKVVDGNACNEPSELSTAQGTTKKSWWRLSFASPKVRNSVPSCQMEGVFYCVLYLHPGSYHRVHSPVDWNVFVRRHFSGNLFPVNERATRTIKNLHIENERVVLEGQWREGFMALAAIGATNIGSIQLYIEPEFRTNRPKLKLLSSEPPEERVYDAEGTGLMLKKGEEVAAFNMGSTVVLIFQAPISGLAGGISSSPEFKFCVKKGDEIRVGEAIGRWGSQ